Proteins from one Streptococcus mitis B6 genomic window:
- the metF gene encoding methylenetetrahydrofolate reductase [NAD(P)H] encodes MSRQTPSLSFEVFPPNPAVGNDNIISALQDMQELAPHFISVTASNNKFNIKETTVRLADFIQNDLAIPTIAHLPAIYLTKDKVAETIADLDKVGVQKILALRGDIIPDVEPQKDFRYATDLIEFIKEQAPHFDIVGACYPEGHPDSPNQISDIQNLKKKVDAGCSSLVTQLFFDNERFYDFQDKCILAGIDVPIHAGIMPILNRNQALRLLKTCENIHLPRKFKAILDKYEHDPESLRAAGLAYAVDQIVDLVTQDVAGVHLYTMNNAETAKYIHQATHALFNHQSLG; translated from the coding sequence ATGTCACGCCAAACACCGTCACTCTCATTTGAAGTGTTCCCTCCCAACCCAGCTGTGGGTAATGATAACATTATTTCTGCTCTTCAAGATATGCAGGAGTTGGCCCCTCACTTTATCAGTGTAACTGCCAGCAATAATAAATTTAATATCAAGGAAACGACGGTCCGTTTGGCTGACTTTATCCAAAATGACTTGGCGATTCCGACTATTGCTCACTTGCCAGCCATCTATCTGACCAAGGACAAGGTTGCTGAAACCATTGCTGACTTGGACAAGGTTGGGGTGCAGAAAATCTTGGCTCTTCGTGGGGATATTATTCCAGATGTGGAGCCGCAAAAGGATTTTCGTTACGCAACCGACTTGATTGAGTTCATCAAGGAACAAGCCCCTCACTTTGATATTGTTGGTGCTTGTTATCCGGAAGGACATCCAGATTCACCAAATCAGATTTCAGATATTCAAAATCTTAAGAAGAAAGTAGATGCAGGTTGTTCGAGTCTTGTAACTCAGCTTTTCTTTGACAATGAGCGCTTCTATGATTTCCAAGACAAGTGCATCTTGGCTGGGATTGATGTTCCCATTCATGCAGGGATTATGCCAATTCTGAATCGAAATCAGGCTCTCCGCCTCTTGAAGACTTGTGAGAATATCCATCTTCCACGCAAATTCAAAGCCATTTTAGACAAGTATGAGCATGACCCTGAGTCGCTCAGAGCAGCAGGACTTGCCTATGCGGTGGACCAAATCGTGGACTTGGTAACTCAGGATGTTGCCGGTGTGCATCTCTACACTATGAACAATGCAGAAACAGCAAAATACATCCACCAAGCAACACATGCTTTGTTTAATCACCAGTCTCTAGGATAA
- the metE gene encoding 5-methyltetrahydropteroyltriglutamate--homocysteine S-methyltransferase translates to MSTTIIGFPRLGEFRELKFTTEKYFRKEISEKELLAASKDLRAKHWNIVKEKGITEIPSNDFSHYDNFLDAAFLFNVVPASVQNLDLSDLERYFALGRGYQGEKGDVRALPMKKWFNTNYHYIVPKFEKDTQVKLAGHKIFDEFQEAKELGLNTRPVLVGPFTFLQLSDFEEGVKAEDFVDSLVAAYQEVFAKLAELGATRIQLDEAALVKDLTAEEKALFLNLYNKLLADKKGLEVLLQTYFGDVRDVYADLVNLPVDAIGLDFVEGKKTLELVKGGFPADKTLYAGIVNGKNIWRNNYEKSLAVLEQIPAENIVLTSSCSLLHVPFTTANEEFEPAILNHFAFAVEKLEELRDLDAIRNGQGEEALEANKELFATERVGENAELRARIAGLTDADYTRLPAFAEREAIQEEAFKLPALPTTTIGSFPQTKEVRAKRLAYRKGELSQEEYDAFLAETIDEWIKWQEDIDFDVLVHGEFERNDMVEYFGQNLSGYLFSKNGWVQSYGMRGVKPPIIWGDVTRLNPITVKWSSYAQSRTNKPVKGMLTGPVTILNWSFPREDISIKDSTLQIALAIKDEVLDLEAAGVKIIQIDEAALREKLPLRRSDWYEDYLDWAIPAFRLVHSTVAPDTQIHTHMCYSEFTDIIPAIDNLDADVISFEASRSNLEILDELKAKNFQTEVGPGVYDIHSPRVPNEGEIDNTIEAILAKVPSKKVWINPDCGLKTRGIPETKESLIRLVEAAKAAREKL, encoded by the coding sequence ATGTCAACTACAATCATCGGTTTCCCTCGTTTGGGAGAATTCCGCGAATTAAAATTTACAACTGAAAAATACTTTAGAAAAGAAATCTCAGAAAAAGAACTCTTGGCGGCATCAAAAGACTTGCGTGCTAAACACTGGAACATTGTCAAAGAAAAAGGCATCACTGAAATTCCATCAAATGATTTTTCTCACTATGACAACTTCCTAGATGCAGCCTTCCTCTTCAACGTGGTACCTGCATCCGTTCAAAACTTGGACTTGTCTGACCTTGAGCGCTACTTCGCTTTGGGTCGTGGTTACCAAGGAGAAAAAGGGGACGTTCGCGCCCTTCCAATGAAGAAATGGTTCAACACTAACTACCACTACATCGTTCCTAAGTTTGAAAAAGACACTCAAGTAAAATTGGCTGGTCACAAGATTTTTGATGAGTTCCAAGAAGCAAAAGAACTTGGATTGAACACTCGCCCAGTTCTTGTAGGGCCATTTACTTTCCTTCAATTGTCAGACTTTGAAGAAGGTGTGAAAGCAGAAGACTTCGTAGACAGCTTAGTGGCTGCTTACCAAGAAGTTTTTGCAAAATTGGCAGAACTTGGTGCAACTCGCATCCAATTGGATGAAGCGGCTCTTGTCAAAGATTTGACTGCCGAAGAAAAAGCTCTCTTCTTGAACCTCTACAATAAACTTTTGGCTGACAAAAAAGGTCTTGAAGTCTTGCTTCAAACTTACTTCGGAGACGTTCGTGACGTTTACGCTGACCTTGTGAACTTGCCAGTAGATGCCATTGGTTTGGACTTCGTTGAAGGTAAGAAAACTCTTGAACTCGTTAAAGGTGGCTTCCCAGCTGACAAGACTCTTTATGCAGGTATTGTCAATGGTAAAAACATCTGGCGTAATAACTACGAAAAGAGCTTGGCTGTTCTTGAGCAAATCCCAGCTGAAAACATTGTCTTGACAAGCTCATGCTCACTTCTTCATGTGCCATTTACAACTGCTAATGAAGAATTTGAGCCAGCTATCTTGAACCACTTTGCCTTTGCAGTTGAAAAATTGGAAGAACTTCGTGACTTGGATGCTATCCGCAATGGTCAAGGTGAAGAAGCTCTTGAAGCCAACAAAGAACTCTTTGCAACTGAACGTGTGGGTGAAAATGCGGAACTTCGTGCTCGTATCGCTGGCTTGACAGACGCAGACTACACTCGTTTGCCAGCCTTTGCAGAACGTGAAGCTATCCAAGAAGAAGCTTTCAAACTTCCAGCTCTTCCAACAACAACTATCGGTTCATTCCCTCAAACTAAGGAAGTTCGTGCCAAACGTTTGGCTTACCGTAAAGGTGAATTGTCTCAAGAAGAGTACGACGCTTTCCTTGCTGAAACAATCGATGAATGGATCAAATGGCAAGAAGATATCGACTTTGATGTCCTTGTTCACGGTGAGTTCGAGCGTAATGACATGGTTGAGTACTTCGGTCAAAACTTGTCAGGTTACCTCTTCTCTAAAAATGGTTGGGTACAATCATACGGTATGCGTGGGGTGAAACCACCAATCATCTGGGGTGATGTAACTCGTCTTAACCCTATCACTGTTAAATGGTCTAGCTATGCACAAAGTCGTACAAACAAACCTGTTAAAGGTATGTTGACTGGACCTGTTACCATCCTCAACTGGTCATTCCCACGTGAAGACATCTCTATCAAGGATTCTACTCTTCAAATCGCTCTTGCTATTAAGGATGAAGTGCTGGACCTTGAAGCTGCTGGCGTGAAAATTATCCAAATCGACGAGGCTGCTCTTCGTGAAAAATTGCCACTCCGTCGTAGCGACTGGTACGAAGACTACCTTGACTGGGCAATTCCTGCCTTCCGCTTGGTACACTCAACAGTAGCGCCAGATACTCAAATCCACACTCACATGTGTTACTCAGAATTTACAGATATCATCCCAGCTATCGATAACTTGGATGCGGACGTTATCTCATTTGAGGCTAGCCGTTCAAACCTTGAAATCTTGGACGAACTCAAAGCGAAAAACTTCCAAACAGAAGTGGGACCTGGGGTTTACGATATCCACTCACCTCGTGTGCCAAATGAAGGCGAAATCGACAATACAATCGAAGCCATCCTTGCTAAAGTGCCAAGTAAGAAAGTTTGGATCAACCCTGACTGTGGTTTGAAAACACGTGGTATTCCAGAAACAAAAGAAAGCTTGATCCGCCTTGTGGAAGCAGCTAAAGCTGCACGTGAGAAATTGTAA